The segment CAGCTTGTCCTCTATTTCGTTAACCCCACCCCTGGCTTTGAAGAATTCCTGTTCCGCTTCGCTCAACGAGCCTTCCTTGCTTTTGCGGAGGTCGTACATTTCCAGGAGGTCTTTCTGGAGCTGTTCTATCTGATCGTTCAGGCTGGCAATCTCATCGGTTGACTGTTGCAGTAGGCGCTGTGCGTTTGCCAGCGTTGCCCGGGCTTCGTCGAGGTTCTTTTCCCGGAATGACAATTCCCGCTGGATGGAGCTGACCTTGTTCTGTTGCCGGATGAAAGCGATGTTTTTTTCGTTGTAAGCAGCGCTGGCCTGGCTGAGTTCTTCGGCCACCTTGCGGAAGCTGCCGTCGGTGTTGGAGATCTGCTCCCGGGCCTTTTCCACCTCTTTGCTCATGCTGCCCAGAGCGCTTTCAATCTCTTTGTTTTTTGCACTCAGCTGTTCGATGCGCTCCTCGATTTCCTTGCGACGAAAAGCATTCTCTGCCAGGTAGTTTTCGAAGCTCTCCCGCTTTGCCCTGAGAGTGGCAATTTCCTGAATGGTTTGATTGAGGCGGGCCTGTGCCTGTTGGATGGAACCGGCATCTTTGGCCATTTTCAGCTGGCTGAGCTGGTCGCGCAACTGGTGGAGCCGGGAGCTCAGCTTGTCCTCCTCCTGCTGGCTGCGCTGTATGGTTTTTTCCAGCACTTCCAGGTTCTTTTTCCGTCCGATTTTCTTGCCTTCGAACAAACCGACACTACCCCCGCTGATGGTGTATTTGCGCTGAATGTAGCGGCCGCTCTT is part of the Candidatus Woesearchaeota archaeon genome and harbors:
- a CDS encoding chromosome segregation protein SMC, producing MAIENYLEPYLNYYVVKDLDEAQAAIRLLNKAQKGKANFFILDAFKDFQPPATLTPSEAKPAVDLIQCDPAHRNLINFLLHHVVVTETDELAKEISDEKLTVLAKSGRYIQRKYTISGGSVGLFEGKKIGRKKNLEVLEKTIQRSQQEEDKLSSRLHQLRDQLSQLKMAKDAGSIQQAQARLNQTIQEIATLRAKRESFENYLAENAFRRKEIEERIEQLSAKNKEIESALGSMSKEVEKAREQISNTDGSFRKVAEELSQASAAYNEKNIAFIRQQNKVSSIQRELSFREKNLDEARATLANAQRLLQQSTDEIASLNDQIEQLQKDLLEMYDLRKSKEGSLSEAEQEFFKARGGVNEIEDKL